The following DNA comes from Mycobacteroides immunogenum.
GGCGCGGGCTCACCTCACTGAAGTACACCTGATCGCCCTTGACGAACAGCTCCACACCGAAAATCCCCTGTCCGCCCAGGTTTTCGGTGACGGAACGCGCGATGTGCTGCGCGCTGCGCAGGGCGGCCTCCGACATCGGGTGCGGCTGCCAGCTTTCGACGTAGTCGCCGTTGGCCTGCCGGTGTCCGATCGGCGCGCAGAAGCTTGTCTCGATCTCGCCGTCGGCGCCCACGGCCCGGACGGTCAAAAGCGTGATCTCGTAGTCGAAGTCGACAAACCCCTCGACGATCACGCGGTTGTTGGTCACCCGGCTGCCCGCCATCGCGTAGTCCCAGGCTTTCGCGACATCGGCCGGTCCATCGAGCTTGCTCTGGCCCTTACCGGAGCTGCTCATCAGCGGCTTCACCACACACGGGTAGCCGATGCCGTCATCGATCGCGGCCTGCAGTTCGTCCAGTGAGTCGCAGAATCGGTAAGGGCTGGTGGGCAATTCGAGCGTCTCGGCCGCGAGCCTGCGAATGCCCTCGCGATCCATGGTGAGTCGCGCCGCACGGGCCGTCGGGATCACCCGCACCGAGCCCTCGGTTTCCAGGGCCTCCAGGGTGGCGGTGGCGATCGCCTCGATCTCGGGGACCACCAGGTCGGGCTTTTCGGCCTCGATCAGGGCGCGCAGCTGCTCGGGGTCGGTCATCGAGATGACGCGCGCGTGGTGGGCTACCTGGTGCCCGGGAGCGTTCTCGTAGCGGTCGACGGCAATGGTCTCGACACCCAGACGTTGTAGGGCGATCAGGACTTCGCGGCCGAGCTCACCAGAACCGAGCAGCATGACGCGGGTGGCGCGCGGTGACAGGGGCGTTCCGATAGTGGTCATCGCGACGGAATTCTAGTGAGCGGGCGCCTGCCGCATGGCTGGCAGGCGCCCGCTCACTAGAATTCCGTCGCGATGACCACTATCGGAACGCCCCTGTCACCGCGCGCCACCCGCGTCATGCTGCTCGGTTCTGGTGAGCTCGGCCGCGAAGTCCTGATCGCCCTGCAACACGGCGTGTCGACGAGAGAGAGGGGAGAGCTATGCGAGCCGCTCGATGACCATCGCCATACCCTGGCCGCCACCGACACACATGGTCTCGACGCCGAAGGTCTTGTCATAGGTGGTGAGGTTGTTCAGCAGCGTGGCGGTGATGCGGGCACCGGTCATACCGAACGGGTGGCCCAGCGCGATCGCACCGCCGGAGACGTTCAGCTTGTCCTCGTCGATGCCCAGCTCGCGCGCCGAGCCCAGCACCTGCACCGCGAACGCCTCGTTGATCTCGAACAGGTCGATATCGCCAATCGTCTTGCCCGCGTTGGCCAGTGCGCGCTTGACGGCCTCGATCGGGCCCAGGCCCATGATCTCGGGGGACAGGCCGGACACACCGGTGGAGACGATGCGCGCCAGCGGGGTCAGACCCAGCTCCTTGGCGCGCACATCGCTCATCACAACCAGCGCGGCCGCGCCGTCGTTGAGCGGGCACGCGTTACCGGCGGTGATGGTGCCGTTGGGGCGGAACACCGGCTTCAGCTGGCTGATGGCCTCGTAGGTGGTACCGGCGCGCGGGCCGTCGTCCTTGGACACGACGGTGCCGTCGGCCAGGGTCACCGGGGTGATCTCACGCTCGAAAAAGCCGTCGGCAATGGCCTTTTCGGCCCGGTTCTGGCTGCGCACGCCCCAGTGGTCCTGGTCCTCGCGGCTGATGCCGGTGTGCAGGGCCACATTCTCGGCGGTCTGGCCCATCGCGATGTACACGTCGGGGGTCAGACCATCGTTGCGCGGGTCATGCCACTCGGTGGCACCCTGTGCGGCGGTCGCGGTGCGGGCCTCGGCGTCGGCGTACAGCGGGTTGTGGCTGTCGGGCCAGCCGTCAGAGGTGCCCTTGGGGAAACGCGAAACCGTCTCCACGCCAGCGGAAATGAAGGCGTGACCCTCGCCGGCCTTGATGGCGTGGAACGCCATACGGGTGGTCTGCAACGATGACGAGCAGTAGCGGTTGACGGTGGTACCGGGCATGAAGTCGTAGCCCAGCTGCACCGCGACCGCGCGACCGATGTTGAAACCGGCCTCGCCGCCGGGCTGCCCACAGCCCAGGATCAGGTCGTCGATGTCCTTGGGGTCAAGCGCGGGCACCTTGTCGAGCGCGGCGCGCACCATCTGCGCGGCCAGGTCATCCGGCCGCATGCTCACCAGCGAGCCCTTGCCGGCGCGCCCGATCGGGGAGCGGGCAAGGGAAACGATCACGGCTTCGGGCATGAAAACTCCTGAATATAGGGGATTTAGTACTGGTTCTACTCCCCAGGAATCTAATGCAGCGACGCAACGGGCAGACTG
Coding sequences within:
- a CDS encoding acetyl-CoA C-acetyltransferase translates to MPEAVIVSLARSPIGRAGKGSLVSMRPDDLAAQMVRAALDKVPALDPKDIDDLILGCGQPGGEAGFNIGRAVAVQLGYDFMPGTTVNRYCSSSLQTTRMAFHAIKAGEGHAFISAGVETVSRFPKGTSDGWPDSHNPLYADAEARTATAAQGATEWHDPRNDGLTPDVYIAMGQTAENVALHTGISREDQDHWGVRSQNRAEKAIADGFFEREITPVTLADGTVVSKDDGPRAGTTYEAISQLKPVFRPNGTITAGNACPLNDGAAALVVMSDVRAKELGLTPLARIVSTGVSGLSPEIMGLGPIEAVKRALANAGKTIGDIDLFEINEAFAVQVLGSARELGIDEDKLNVSGGAIALGHPFGMTGARITATLLNNLTTYDKTFGVETMCVGGGQGMAMVIERLA
- the purT gene encoding formate-dependent phosphoribosylglycinamide formyltransferase, producing MTTIGTPLSPRATRVMLLGSGELGREVLIALQRLGVETIAVDRYENAPGHQVAHHARVISMTDPEQLRALIEAEKPDLVVPEIEAIATATLEALETEGSVRVIPTARAARLTMDREGIRRLAAETLELPTSPYRFCDSLDELQAAIDDGIGYPCVVKPLMSSSGKGQSKLDGPADVAKAWDYAMAGSRVTNNRVIVEGFVDFDYEITLLTVRAVGADGEIETSFCAPIGHRQANGDYVESWQPHPMSEAALRSAQHIARSVTENLGGQGIFGVELFVKGDQVYFSEVSPRPHDTGMVTMATQWQNEFELHARAILGLPVDTTLRSPGASAVIYGGVEAQGVVFDGIDDALRVPRTDLRLFGKPESFVTRRMGVALARDEDVDTARRNAAEAAGRVRVSG